A genome region from Natronosalvus rutilus includes the following:
- a CDS encoding RNA-guided endonuclease InsQ/TnpB family protein, giving the protein MDVRRTAVVKLAVSDEQRDALHRTAEQYLYCANRTADYCWSDTSFTECKTNKRQVRDALYSNFREETGLQAQLVQAAIRRAVEAVKGVVERWKKGQRVSCPTFTAETMDYDTRSATFYRNRASLATVQGRVEPAFVLPADSPTPYERYVLSEDYEFRESTLRYDAATDEYHLHISTRRLGDDAEVPEETGHPDQTVLGIDLGVNSLAVSSTGTFWQGDEYDHWCREFEKRRGEMQQRGTQAAHNALLRLGKREEAWRKQYIHTVANEIVTEAVERGCDVIAFEDLTDIREQLPHAKWHQVWAFRRLFEYVEYKAPEQGVSVEQVEPNHTSQRCSRTECGFTHEANRHGERFCCQKCGYEVNADYNGAKNIGLRYARKRIHRLRSSPTSGSGDAEVDLRVNGGTVNGKSHRPIAGA; this is encoded by the coding sequence ATGGACGTGCGTCGAACCGCCGTCGTGAAACTCGCCGTTTCCGACGAGCAACGCGACGCACTCCACCGAACCGCCGAGCAGTACCTGTACTGTGCGAACCGAACCGCCGACTACTGTTGGTCGGACACCTCGTTCACCGAGTGCAAGACCAACAAACGGCAGGTTCGAGACGCACTCTACTCCAATTTCCGAGAGGAGACGGGCCTACAGGCACAACTCGTCCAAGCCGCGATACGTCGCGCCGTCGAAGCCGTCAAAGGCGTTGTCGAACGCTGGAAGAAGGGACAGCGCGTCTCTTGTCCGACGTTCACCGCCGAAACGATGGACTACGACACGCGGAGCGCGACTTTCTACCGGAACAGAGCGTCGCTGGCAACGGTTCAGGGCCGAGTTGAACCGGCGTTCGTACTCCCGGCAGACAGCCCGACGCCCTACGAGCGGTACGTACTCTCCGAAGACTACGAGTTCCGCGAGAGTACACTTCGGTACGACGCGGCGACCGACGAGTACCACCTTCATATCTCAACTCGGCGGCTTGGCGACGACGCGGAGGTTCCGGAAGAGACCGGGCACCCCGACCAAACGGTCCTCGGTATCGACCTCGGCGTCAACAGTCTCGCCGTCTCCTCGACTGGTACCTTCTGGCAGGGCGATGAGTACGACCACTGGTGTCGTGAGTTCGAGAAGCGACGTGGCGAGATGCAACAGCGCGGCACCCAGGCCGCACATAACGCCCTGCTTCGCCTCGGGAAACGCGAAGAAGCGTGGCGCAAACAGTACATCCACACCGTCGCCAACGAAATCGTCACGGAAGCCGTCGAACGCGGTTGCGACGTGATCGCGTTCGAGGACTTGACCGACATACGCGAGCAACTTCCACACGCAAAGTGGCACCAAGTCTGGGCGTTCCGACGCCTCTTCGAGTACGTTGAGTACAAAGCGCCTGAACAAGGCGTCTCCGTTGAGCAAGTCGAGCCGAACCATACGTCCCAACGCTGTTCTCGGACGGAATGTGGGTTCACGCACGAAGCTAACCGCCACGGAGAACGCTTCTGTTGCCAGAAGTGCGGGTACGAGGTGAACGCGGACTACAACGGCGCGAAGAACATCGGGCTACGCTACGCCCGGAAGCGGATACACAGACTCCGTTCCTCGCCCACGTCGGGGAGCGGAGACGCAGAAGTAGACCTGCGTGTGAATGGTGGGACGGTGAACGGCAAGAGCCATCGGCCTATTGCTGGTGCCTGA
- a CDS encoding NAD-dependent succinate-semialdehyde dehydrogenase — translation MDSINPATGEVIETYDDHTADDVDSILDESAAVTSDWAETPITDRQQLLERAADVLRDNEDEYAELITHEMGKPISESRAEVEKCAWVCEYYAERAGEFLADRVIGSEPNARTFVSYEPLGAVLAVMPWNFPFWQVFRFAAPHLTAGNVGLLKHASNVPGCALAIEDVFREAGYPEGVFSTLLVDSEKMEDVIRDDRLDALTLTGSEGAGRTVAEQAGNELKKHVLELGGSDPFVVCEDADLDAAAETGVAARTINSGQSCIAAKRFIVVDAVYEDFLDQFVQEMEALEVGDPTDSDTEVGPQAREDLVEDLHEQVEASVDAGADLACGGGPMDREGWYYPPTVLAEPPMDSPAATEEVFGPVAAVFRAEDEADAIEMANDTHYGLGASIWTADLERGEGLAREIDAGCVFVNELVKSDPRVPFGGVKASGYGRELGKEGIHEFVNRKTVWVQSPGDEDDAVPTE, via the coding sequence ATGGATAGTATCAATCCGGCGACAGGCGAGGTGATTGAAACGTACGACGATCACACTGCGGACGACGTCGATTCCATCCTCGACGAATCGGCGGCGGTTACGAGCGATTGGGCGGAGACGCCCATCACCGATCGACAGCAGTTACTCGAGCGAGCGGCCGACGTCCTGCGCGATAACGAGGACGAGTACGCCGAGTTGATCACCCACGAGATGGGGAAACCCATCTCCGAATCCCGGGCGGAAGTCGAGAAGTGTGCCTGGGTCTGTGAGTACTACGCCGAACGGGCGGGCGAGTTCCTCGCCGATCGGGTTATCGGGAGCGAACCAAACGCGCGGACGTTCGTCTCCTACGAACCGCTCGGCGCGGTGCTCGCGGTGATGCCCTGGAACTTCCCGTTCTGGCAGGTGTTCCGGTTCGCCGCGCCCCATCTCACGGCGGGGAACGTTGGCCTGCTGAAACACGCCTCGAACGTACCGGGCTGCGCGCTGGCGATCGAGGACGTCTTCCGGGAGGCTGGCTACCCGGAGGGCGTCTTCTCGACGCTACTGGTCGACTCCGAAAAGATGGAGGACGTGATCCGGGACGACCGCCTCGACGCGCTGACGCTCACCGGGAGCGAGGGCGCGGGTCGGACCGTCGCCGAACAGGCCGGGAACGAGTTGAAGAAGCACGTCCTCGAACTCGGCGGGAGCGACCCGTTCGTCGTGTGCGAAGACGCCGACCTCGACGCGGCGGCTGAGACCGGCGTCGCGGCGCGGACGATCAACTCCGGCCAGTCCTGCATCGCGGCCAAGCGGTTCATCGTCGTCGACGCCGTCTACGAGGATTTCCTCGACCAGTTCGTCCAGGAGATGGAGGCGCTCGAGGTAGGTGACCCGACGGACTCGGATACCGAGGTCGGCCCGCAGGCCCGCGAGGACCTCGTGGAGGACCTCCACGAGCAGGTCGAAGCGAGCGTCGACGCCGGCGCCGACCTCGCGTGTGGCGGCGGCCCGATGGATCGCGAGGGCTGGTACTACCCACCGACGGTGCTCGCGGAACCGCCGATGGACAGTCCAGCGGCGACCGAGGAAGTGTTCGGCCCGGTCGCGGCGGTCTTCCGCGCCGAGGACGAGGCCGACGCGATCGAGATGGCCAACGACACCCACTACGGACTCGGCGCCTCGATATGGACCGCTGACCTCGAGCGCGGCGAGGGACTCGCCCGCGAGATCGACGCTGGCTGCGTGTTCGTCAACGAACTCGTCAAGTCCGATCCACGGGTGCCCTTCGGTGGCGTGAAAGCGTCGGGATACGGCCGGGAACTCGGGAAGGAAGGGATCCACGAGTTCGTCAATCGAAAGACCGTGTGGGTCCAGTCACCTGGTGACGAAGACGATGCGGTTCCCACGGAGTGA
- a CDS encoding HIT family protein yields the protein MDRIFAPWRIEWIRREEQNPNVEECVFCELPEWEDERENQLVARSDHAFVLLNNAPYNPGHVMVIPHRHTGDYTELTDEELLDHARLKQRTFDALETALEPDGFNAGLNLGEGAGGSIGDHLHTHVVPRWQGDTNFMPVLSDTTVIVEALEETYALVHEAFAAQEGAQVPDDSNAVRFAFE from the coding sequence ATGGACCGGATCTTTGCGCCGTGGCGAATCGAGTGGATCAGGCGCGAGGAGCAAAATCCGAACGTCGAGGAGTGCGTCTTCTGTGAACTTCCCGAGTGGGAAGACGAGCGGGAGAACCAACTCGTCGCCCGGAGCGACCACGCCTTCGTGTTGCTGAACAACGCCCCGTACAATCCCGGACACGTCATGGTGATCCCTCACCGCCACACCGGCGACTACACCGAACTCACGGACGAGGAACTGCTCGACCACGCCCGCCTGAAACAGCGCACGTTCGACGCCCTCGAGACTGCCCTCGAACCGGACGGATTCAACGCCGGGCTAAACCTTGGCGAAGGGGCGGGTGGCTCGATCGGCGATCACCTGCACACCCACGTCGTCCCGCGGTGGCAGGGCGACACGAACTTCATGCCCGTCCTGAGCGATACCACGGTCATCGTCGAGGCGCTCGAGGAGACGTACGCCCTCGTTCACGAGGCCTTCGCCGCCCAGGAGGGCGCGCAGGTCCCGGACGATTCGAACGCGGTTCGATTCGCGTTCGAGTAG
- a CDS encoding DEAD/DEAH box helicase has product MAATDEGTPSIDHPLLEPDFLERRLYQLKLAGTAANDHTLVCLPTGLGKTTVSLLVTARRLDEVGGKSLMLAPTKPLVQQHADFYREALQIPDEEVVVFTGDVSPDDRAALWDDATVIMATPQVIENDLVGSRISLVDVTHCTFDECHRATGDYAYNYIAERYHVDATDPLVTGMSASPGGDEEAILEVCANLGLREVEVMTEDDADVAEFTHDTEVEWERIQLPDDVIEIRDALNEVITERLEKLKELGVARSTQPDQSQKDLNRMRAELQQLINNDQSEGFKGMSVHAEVMKLRQAVTLVETQSVEALRRYFERQRNQARSSGASKASQRLVSDPRVREAMRRAESFDELHPKYRKTRMLLAETLGLEGGERVIVFTESRDTAEALTEFLNTSFDAKRFVGQGDREGSDGMTQKQQQEVLDAFRAGEFEVLVSTSVAEEGLDVPEVDLVLFYEPVPTAIRSIQRKGRTGRQAKGRVVVLMAEDTRDEAYFWISRRREKEMESELRELKGMASDLEAELDDAQQSLEAFESGASAASGGSKPASESGTSSGSQGKSSQPGLQDFVGDVGDSSDGSNGNETADEGETEDGDFTDEPDATDEETATVETHEPSAEGDTVEIVADQREMDANIARELSRREEIEIRLETLEVGDYVCSDRVVVERKSVADFVDSLVGGDRSVFEQVGAMARHYSRPVVIVEGEGLYEQRDVHPNAIRGALSSLAVDFGASILRSENEDDTTELLATIAKREQQLSSREVSVHGEKGAKTLSEQQEYVVSSIADVGPVTARSLLETFGSVEAVMIASEDELREADGVGEVTAERLREVIGSEYTGTGSAASSSANE; this is encoded by the coding sequence ATGGCCGCGACGGACGAGGGAACGCCCTCCATCGACCACCCGCTGCTCGAGCCGGACTTCCTCGAGCGACGACTCTACCAGCTAAAACTCGCCGGCACTGCGGCGAACGACCACACTCTCGTCTGTCTCCCGACTGGGCTGGGGAAGACGACGGTGAGCCTGCTCGTGACCGCCCGACGCCTCGACGAGGTCGGTGGCAAGTCCCTGATGCTCGCGCCGACGAAACCCCTCGTCCAGCAACACGCCGACTTCTACCGCGAGGCCCTTCAGATCCCCGACGAGGAGGTCGTCGTCTTCACTGGCGACGTGAGCCCTGACGACCGCGCAGCGCTGTGGGACGACGCGACCGTGATCATGGCGACGCCGCAGGTGATCGAGAACGACCTCGTGGGCTCTCGCATCTCCCTCGTGGACGTGACTCACTGTACCTTCGACGAGTGCCACCGCGCCACCGGCGACTACGCCTACAACTACATCGCCGAGCGCTACCACGTCGACGCCACGGACCCGCTCGTCACAGGGATGAGCGCCTCTCCCGGCGGCGACGAGGAAGCCATCCTCGAGGTGTGTGCGAACCTCGGGCTCCGGGAGGTCGAGGTGATGACCGAGGACGACGCCGACGTCGCGGAGTTCACCCACGACACCGAGGTCGAGTGGGAACGCATCCAGTTGCCCGATGACGTCATCGAAATCAGGGACGCCCTGAACGAAGTGATCACGGAACGTCTCGAGAAACTGAAAGAACTGGGAGTCGCCAGGTCGACCCAGCCCGATCAGTCCCAGAAGGACCTCAACCGGATGCGTGCGGAACTCCAGCAGTTGATCAACAACGACCAGTCGGAGGGGTTCAAGGGCATGTCAGTCCACGCAGAGGTGATGAAACTCCGCCAGGCCGTCACCCTGGTCGAGACCCAAAGCGTCGAGGCGCTGCGACGGTACTTCGAGCGCCAGCGCAACCAGGCCCGCAGCTCGGGAGCCTCGAAGGCGAGCCAGCGACTTGTGAGCGATCCCCGGGTCCGAGAGGCGATGCGCCGGGCAGAGTCCTTCGACGAACTCCACCCCAAATACCGCAAGACGCGGATGCTCCTGGCCGAGACCCTGGGACTCGAGGGCGGCGAGCGCGTCATCGTCTTCACCGAGTCCAGGGACACGGCCGAGGCGCTGACCGAATTCTTGAACACGAGTTTCGACGCGAAGCGCTTCGTCGGCCAGGGCGACCGCGAGGGCAGCGACGGGATGACCCAGAAACAACAGCAGGAGGTGCTCGACGCCTTCCGGGCCGGCGAGTTCGAGGTGCTCGTCTCGACGTCGGTCGCCGAGGAGGGGCTAGACGTCCCCGAGGTCGACCTCGTGCTCTTTTACGAGCCCGTCCCGACAGCCATCCGGTCGATCCAGCGCAAAGGTCGAACCGGCCGCCAGGCGAAGGGACGCGTCGTCGTCCTGATGGCCGAGGACACCCGCGACGAGGCCTACTTCTGGATCTCGCGGCGTCGCGAGAAGGAGATGGAGAGCGAACTCCGGGAACTCAAGGGGATGGCCAGCGACCTCGAGGCCGAACTCGACGACGCCCAGCAGTCCCTCGAGGCGTTCGAGAGCGGGGCGTCCGCGGCGTCGGGTGGGTCGAAACCCGCATCGGAGAGCGGCACCTCGAGTGGGAGTCAGGGGAAGAGCAGCCAGCCTGGACTGCAGGATTTCGTCGGCGACGTGGGCGACTCGAGCGACGGGAGCAACGGGAACGAAACGGCGGACGAGGGCGAAACGGAGGATGGGGATTTCACCGACGAGCCTGACGCGACCGACGAGGAAACCGCAACGGTCGAAACCCACGAACCCAGCGCCGAGGGCGATACGGTCGAAATCGTCGCCGACCAGCGCGAGATGGACGCCAACATCGCCCGCGAACTCTCGAGGCGTGAGGAGATCGAAATTCGCCTGGAGACGCTCGAGGTCGGCGACTACGTCTGCTCGGACCGCGTGGTAGTCGAGCGCAAGTCGGTCGCGGACTTCGTCGACTCGCTGGTCGGCGGCGACCGTTCGGTGTTCGAGCAGGTGGGCGCGATGGCTCGCCACTACTCCCGCCCGGTCGTCATCGTCGAGGGCGAGGGGCTGTACGAACAACGTGACGTCCACCCGAACGCGATCCGCGGGGCGCTCTCGAGCCTGGCGGTCGACTTCGGCGCGAGCATCCTCCGGAGCGAGAACGAGGACGATACGACGGAGTTGCTCGCAACGATCGCCAAGCGGGAACAACAGCTCTCGAGCCGCGAGGTGTCCGTCCACGGCGAGAAGGGGGCGAAGACCCTGAGCGAGCAACAGGAGTACGTCGTCTCCTCGATCGCTGACGTCGGTCCAGTGACCGCCCGCTCGCTGCTCGAGACCTTCGGGAGCGTCGAGGCGGTGATGATCGCGAGCGAGGACGAGTTGCGGGAGGCCGACGGCGTCGGCGAAGTGACCGCCGAACGCTTGCGCGAGGTCATCGGGAGCGAGTACACGGGGACCGGAAGCGCAGCGAGTTCGAGCGCCAACGAGTGA
- the map gene encoding type II methionyl aminopeptidase, translating into MSDSAVDLEAEQYEKHREAGAILAQVRQEAADRVEVGVSHLEVAEYAEDRIRELGGQPAFPVNISIDEEAAHRTPTIDDESTFGEEMINLDIGVHVDGWLADTAITVDLSGNPELAEASEQALEAALDLVEPGVNTGDIGAEIEDVIDGYGYNPVVNLTGHGLGHWEQHTSPNIPNRAVSQGTTLEVGDVVAIEPFATDGGGKVTEGSSEEIYSLEREASVRNRQARDALAQITEEFRTLPFATRWLETDRPEMALRRLKRRNVVHGYPVLKEDEGYLVSQKEHTVIVTEDGCEVTTADW; encoded by the coding sequence ATGAGCGACAGCGCGGTCGACCTCGAGGCCGAACAGTACGAGAAGCATCGCGAAGCCGGGGCGATCCTCGCCCAGGTCCGCCAGGAAGCCGCCGACCGCGTCGAGGTCGGCGTGAGCCACCTCGAGGTCGCCGAGTACGCCGAAGACCGCATCAGGGAACTCGGCGGGCAGCCAGCGTTCCCCGTCAACATCTCCATCGACGAGGAGGCGGCTCACCGCACGCCGACCATCGACGACGAGTCGACCTTCGGCGAGGAGATGATCAACCTCGACATCGGCGTCCACGTTGACGGCTGGCTCGCCGACACCGCCATCACGGTCGACCTCTCCGGAAACCCCGAACTCGCCGAGGCCTCGGAGCAGGCTCTCGAGGCCGCCCTAGATCTCGTCGAACCCGGCGTGAACACCGGCGACATCGGCGCCGAAATCGAGGACGTCATCGACGGCTACGGCTACAACCCCGTGGTCAACCTCACCGGCCACGGCCTGGGTCACTGGGAACAACACACCAGCCCCAACATCCCCAACCGGGCCGTCTCCCAGGGGACGACGCTTGAGGTAGGCGACGTCGTCGCCATCGAACCGTTCGCGACCGACGGCGGCGGGAAGGTGACCGAGGGCTCGAGCGAGGAGATTTACTCGCTCGAGCGGGAAGCGTCGGTTCGCAACCGACAGGCGCGAGACGCGCTCGCACAGATTACCGAGGAGTTCCGCACCCTGCCGTTCGCGACCCGCTGGCTCGAGACCGACCGCCCCGAGATGGCGCTTCGCCGACTCAAGCGACGAAACGTGGTCCACGGCTACCCGGTGCTCAAGGAAGACGAGGGCTATCTGGTCAGTCAGAAAGAACACACCGTCATCGTCACCGAAGACGGGTGTGAGGTCACGACGGCCGATTGGTAG
- a CDS encoding winged helix-turn-helix domain-containing protein, giving the protein MDSSIPSETAESTQSTGDEAFQLLSDETRLAVLQVLWESHDPANETPMRFAELRQRIGVEDPGRLNYHLNKLTGYFVRRTEDGYELRDSGKRIVRMLLSGTAIDDPEIEPVAVDISCWYCGGKPEWSYRDGWRYLECTDCDARCVDTFSPGVISKNEFPPSGLRNRTPNEINEADRIWGTHRRASVIDGVCPECASDMPVTAVDICDDHHPDWNEYQFCEGCRSLFWMLVSHVCEGCKYRWRMPTLFYPSRQPAVTAFYYEHGIEFDLATYEQRALLLDFEEELLSEDPLRIGISIPLKDEALRVTYDERMEVVDVNRRGRIH; this is encoded by the coding sequence ATGGACTCCTCAATTCCGAGCGAAACAGCGGAGTCAACTCAATCCACCGGAGACGAGGCGTTCCAGCTCCTCTCGGACGAGACCAGACTAGCCGTATTACAGGTTCTCTGGGAATCACACGACCCCGCAAACGAGACGCCGATGCGGTTCGCCGAACTTCGCCAACGCATCGGCGTCGAGGATCCCGGCCGTCTCAACTACCACTTGAACAAGCTCACGGGTTACTTCGTACGGCGGACTGAAGATGGATACGAACTTAGGGATTCGGGAAAGCGGATCGTCAGAATGCTCCTTTCCGGCACCGCGATCGACGATCCGGAGATCGAGCCCGTTGCGGTGGATATCTCGTGTTGGTACTGCGGAGGGAAACCTGAGTGGAGCTACCGGGATGGGTGGCGATACCTGGAATGTACCGACTGCGACGCCCGGTGCGTCGATACCTTCTCGCCCGGCGTCATCAGCAAAAACGAGTTCCCACCGTCGGGGTTACGGAATCGCACGCCAAACGAAATCAACGAAGCCGACCGGATCTGGGGTACGCATCGACGAGCGTCCGTCATAGACGGCGTCTGTCCGGAGTGTGCGAGCGATATGCCTGTCACCGCGGTCGATATCTGCGACGATCATCACCCCGATTGGAACGAGTACCAGTTCTGCGAGGGTTGCAGGTCGCTCTTTTGGATGCTCGTCTCGCACGTCTGTGAGGGGTGTAAATATCGGTGGCGGATGCCGACGTTGTTCTACCCGTCGAGACAGCCGGCAGTGACCGCGTTCTATTACGAGCACGGCATCGAGTTCGACCTCGCCACGTACGAACAGCGCGCACTCCTCCTCGATTTCGAAGAGGAACTCCTCTCGGAGGATCCGCTTCGTATCGGCATCTCGATTCCATTGAAGGACGAAGCACTGCGGGTGACGTACGATGAACGGATGGAGGTGGTGGATGTAAATCGGCGGGGACGAATCCATTGA
- a CDS encoding DUF1059 domain-containing protein, producing MAQAHRLDCESAVGDCRFIIQSENEEETIELAKTHMRDVHGKDYAVEELRSEYLKIV from the coding sequence ATGGCACAGGCCCACAGGCTGGATTGCGAATCGGCAGTCGGCGATTGCCGGTTCATTATTCAGTCGGAAAACGAGGAAGAAACGATCGAATTAGCGAAAACGCACATGCGCGACGTCCACGGGAAGGACTACGCGGTCGAGGAACTCCGGAGTGAATACCTGAAAATCGTGTAG
- a CDS encoding DUF368 domain-containing protein → MGYSVDERLVERLSMFRIYAYGLCMGTADALPGVSGGTIALLLGFYGRLIAAITSITPTRIWTVLNGVRPGNRNSAREALLEIDVGFLLPLGLGAVTAVALIASAVASLAESHPVALFGFFTGLIGASAIVLYRELRVRTRTDVLVAIAGVSLALLIAANVLELPGSGAITIVFAGALAISAMILPGVSGSLILILLGQYVFLSGELSAFLSGIAGLAGGGSLEAVLDPGTTVVLFVAGGLVGLLSVARIVRAALDRHRNTTLIFLVSLIAGSTPAPLHNIGETHTWTTDTIVLAAVWTVVGAIALFALDRLVGGFDPE, encoded by the coding sequence GTGGGCTATAGCGTCGACGAGCGCCTCGTCGAGCGTCTGTCGATGTTCCGAATCTACGCCTACGGGCTCTGCATGGGAACGGCGGACGCCCTCCCTGGCGTCTCCGGCGGAACGATCGCCCTTCTCCTCGGGTTCTACGGTCGGTTAATCGCGGCGATCACGTCGATCACCCCGACTCGCATCTGGACCGTGCTCAACGGCGTTCGTCCGGGAAACCGCAACTCCGCCAGGGAAGCACTCCTCGAGATAGACGTGGGCTTCTTGCTCCCACTCGGGCTCGGCGCAGTGACCGCCGTCGCGCTCATCGCCAGCGCGGTGGCGTCGCTCGCGGAATCACATCCCGTCGCCCTCTTTGGCTTTTTCACGGGGCTCATCGGGGCGTCCGCGATCGTCCTCTACCGTGAGCTCCGGGTTCGGACGCGGACGGACGTACTCGTGGCCATCGCGGGCGTGTCGCTCGCGTTGCTCATCGCAGCGAACGTCCTCGAGTTGCCGGGAAGCGGCGCGATCACCATCGTCTTCGCCGGCGCCCTCGCCATCAGCGCGATGATCTTACCGGGCGTCTCCGGGTCGCTCATCCTGATCCTGCTCGGCCAGTACGTCTTCCTCTCAGGCGAACTGAGCGCATTTCTCTCGGGAATCGCCGGTCTCGCCGGCGGCGGGTCGCTCGAGGCCGTCCTCGATCCCGGGACCACGGTCGTCCTGTTCGTCGCTGGCGGGCTGGTCGGCCTGTTGAGCGTCGCGCGCATCGTCCGGGCAGCGCTCGATCGGCACCGAAACACGACGCTGATCTTTCTGGTGAGCCTCATCGCCGGCTCGACGCCCGCCCCGCTGCACAACATCGGCGAGACGCACACCTGGACGACCGATACGATCGTCCTGGCCGCCGTCTGGACCGTCGTCGGGGCGATTGCGCTCTTCGCGCTCGATCGACTCGTGGGTGGCTTCGACCCGGAGTGA
- a CDS encoding acetolactate synthase large subunit, protein MTTASDLLVACLEAEGVEHVFGLPGEEIEDLLFSLRESSITFVPTRHEQGAAFMADVHGRLTGEAGVCLSTLGPGATNLVTGVADAHLDKSPVVAITGQGGRERLHKESHQALEVVDIFEPIVKWNAQLTAPEIVPESIRKAFKLAEYEKPGATHLEFPEDVAGETIDASPIPQRDQVRRPDPDTESAARAARTIEAAERPILLAGNGAVRTRASDRLRAFVDRLDIPVVATYMGKGAISDRDPASLLTLDSGPDEEAARAIELADCVVAVGYDIAEHDPAAWNPDLETAVVHVDHEPAEVYRHYNPEVEIVADVGASLEAIGENLSAGACSLWCADRHDRILEHVSAPPEADDPVTVRNVLPLLREAMADEDVLVSDVGNHKLAIAQNYPTYEPNTCVISNGLASMGIAVPGALAADLAVDANVVAATGDGGFLMNAAEIETATRLGCAFTIVVFTDDDYGLISAQQVDHRGESTGTTLSNPDFVAFAESFGIDARRPETWDEIDRALSEAVSSDDLTLIEVRLDALRSDSSG, encoded by the coding sequence GTGACCACTGCATCCGACCTGCTCGTGGCCTGCCTCGAGGCGGAGGGCGTCGAGCACGTCTTCGGCCTTCCCGGTGAAGAAATCGAGGACCTCCTGTTCTCGCTCCGGGAGTCGTCGATCACGTTCGTCCCGACTCGCCACGAACAGGGCGCGGCGTTCATGGCCGACGTACACGGCCGATTGACTGGCGAGGCGGGCGTCTGCCTCTCGACGCTCGGGCCAGGCGCGACCAACCTCGTCACCGGGGTCGCGGACGCTCACCTCGACAAGAGCCCGGTCGTCGCGATCACCGGACAGGGGGGCCGGGAACGGCTCCACAAGGAGAGCCATCAGGCGCTCGAGGTGGTCGACATCTTCGAGCCGATCGTCAAGTGGAACGCTCAGCTGACCGCCCCGGAGATCGTCCCCGAATCGATCCGAAAGGCGTTCAAGCTCGCCGAGTACGAGAAGCCGGGAGCGACCCACCTCGAGTTCCCGGAGGACGTCGCCGGCGAAACCATCGACGCCAGTCCGATCCCTCAGCGCGATCAGGTGCGTCGACCCGACCCGGACACCGAATCGGCGGCACGAGCGGCCCGGACGATCGAGGCAGCCGAACGGCCGATCCTCCTCGCCGGTAACGGTGCGGTACGGACCCGTGCCTCCGACCGGTTGCGTGCGTTCGTCGATCGCCTCGACATTCCGGTCGTCGCGACGTACATGGGGAAGGGAGCGATCTCCGACCGCGACCCAGCGTCGCTCCTGACGCTCGACTCCGGCCCGGACGAGGAGGCCGCCCGTGCCATCGAACTGGCCGACTGCGTCGTCGCCGTCGGCTACGACATCGCCGAACACGACCCGGCGGCGTGGAACCCCGACCTCGAGACGGCGGTCGTCCACGTCGATCACGAACCCGCGGAGGTGTACCGTCACTACAACCCCGAGGTGGAGATCGTCGCCGACGTCGGCGCATCCCTCGAGGCGATCGGTGAGAATCTTTCTGCGGGCGCCTGCTCGCTGTGGTGTGCCGACCGACACGACCGGATCCTCGAGCACGTTTCCGCGCCACCGGAGGCGGACGACCCTGTCACCGTCAGGAATGTACTCCCCCTGCTTCGCGAGGCGATGGCCGACGAAGACGTACTGGTCTCGGACGTGGGGAACCACAAGCTCGCGATTGCACAGAATTACCCGACCTACGAGCCCAATACCTGCGTCATCTCCAACGGCCTGGCGAGCATGGGTATTGCCGTACCGGGCGCGCTCGCGGCCGACCTCGCCGTGGACGCGAACGTGGTCGCCGCGACTGGCGACGGCGGTTTCCTGATGAACGCGGCAGAGATCGAGACCGCGACGCGCCTCGGCTGTGCGTTCACCATCGTCGTGTTCACCGACGACGATTACGGACTCATCTCCGCACAACAGGTCGACCATCGGGGGGAATCGACCGGAACGACGCTCTCCAACCCCGACTTCGTCGCCTTCGCCGAGAGCTTCGGGATCGACGCCCGTCGCCCCGAGACGTGGGACGAAATCGATCGGGCGCTCTCGGAAGCGGTCTCCTCTGACGACCTGACCCTGATCGAGGTGCGTCTGGACGCGTTACGGTCGGACTCAAGCGGGTGA